One segment of Nitrospiria bacterium DNA contains the following:
- the ytaF gene encoding sporulation membrane protein YtaF yields MHNLFYTFFIALINNLDNIGVRIAYSIRGIRITTPINVWISVITFVISFSAVLSGTLLSEFLSKRTSSVLAMLLLTAIGAWMIAEPHVRKKDHGAVEPGPENKKGIVHVLLNPEHADMDQSRHIDFKEATILGLALSINNVGGGLSAGMIGLDSFWVGLLSAALSFLALWAGNAIADVFVRWKLTNKAAVVAGILLIAIGMAQVMK; encoded by the coding sequence ATGCACAATCTTTTTTACACATTTTTCATCGCGCTGATCAACAACCTCGATAACATCGGAGTGAGAATTGCGTACAGTATCCGCGGAATTCGAATCACGACTCCCATCAATGTCTGGATATCCGTCATCACTTTTGTGATCTCATTCTCGGCCGTTTTGTCCGGAACCCTCCTGTCGGAATTTCTCAGTAAACGAACGTCTTCGGTCCTGGCGATGTTGCTCCTCACCGCGATCGGCGCATGGATGATCGCGGAGCCGCATGTCCGCAAAAAGGACCACGGCGCGGTGGAACCCGGTCCCGAAAACAAAAAAGGGATTGTCCATGTTTTGCTGAATCCCGAACATGCGGACATGGATCAATCCCGACATATCGATTTTAAAGAGGCCACGATCCTCGGTCTTGCGCTCTCGATCAACAACGTCGGCGGGGGCCTCAGCGCCGGGATGATCGGCTTGGACTCGTTTTGGGTGGGATTGTTGTCGGCCGCGCTGAGTTTTCTCGCCCTCTGGGCCGGAAACGCAATCGCCGACGTCTTCGTCCGATGGAAGTTGACGAACAAAGCCGCCGTCGTCGCGGGCATCCTGTTGATCGCCATCGGGATGGCGCAGGTCATGAAATGA
- a CDS encoding ankyrin repeat domain-containing protein, producing MIARSLLLTLFIVLWVSSAARGDEHETGETMGMTPLILAAGEGETDTVKTLLDKGAAIEAKDERGTTALMWAAENGHADTVRLLLDRKAGVDARDALGATALMYAGLNGHADVMKILLDGGADVRAKNKQGATALMYTVEYNYADPVKLLLARGADPNGKSDNGMTALMLAAFKGRAVAVKDLLLAGADINAKNNKGETALILAADQGQADTVFVLLGRGADVLAKDNNGLTALMRATRNGHTEIARQLKKASAEE from the coding sequence ATGATCGCGCGATCGCTCCTCCTGACCTTGTTCATCGTCCTTTGGGTCTCGTCCGCCGCCCGCGGCGACGAACACGAAACCGGTGAAACGATGGGCATGACGCCCTTGATCCTGGCCGCGGGGGAGGGGGAGACCGATACCGTGAAGACCCTGCTGGACAAGGGTGCGGCCATCGAGGCGAAGGACGAGCGCGGCACGACCGCTTTGATGTGGGCGGCCGAGAACGGCCACGCCGACACCGTTCGGCTCTTGCTGGACCGGAAAGCCGGCGTGGATGCGCGGGATGCGTTGGGCGCGACCGCCTTGATGTACGCGGGCCTCAACGGCCACGCCGACGTCATGAAAATTCTCCTGGACGGGGGCGCGGACGTCCGGGCCAAAAACAAGCAGGGCGCGACGGCGTTGATGTACACCGTCGAGTATAATTACGCCGACCCCGTGAAACTTCTGCTGGCCCGGGGGGCCGACCCCAACGGCAAGTCCGACAACGGCATGACGGCCCTGATGCTGGCCGCGTTCAAGGGGCGGGCGGTCGCCGTGAAGGATCTGCTGCTCGCCGGCGCCGATATCAACGCCAAAAACAACAAGGGTGAAACGGCCCTGATCCTGGCGGCCGATCAGGGTCAGGCGGACACCGTGTTCGTCTTGCTGGGCCGGGGAGCGGACGTCCTCGCCAAGGACAACAACGGCCTGACGGCCTTGATGCGCGCGACGCGGAACGGCCATACGGAGATCGCCCGCCAGTTGAAGAAAGCTTCCGCGGAAGAATGA
- a CDS encoding YbhB/YbcL family Raf kinase inhibitor-like protein codes for MARIWLSLVIVLIAVPCSAAGFHLTSPVLKDKATVANEQVFNGFGCAGGNVSPELDWQNAPKDTKSFAVTVYDPDAPTGSGWWHWVIFNIPPSVNKLPANAGKPDSGLAPQGSVQSMTDFGQPGYGGPCPPAGDKPHRYIFTVYALKVDQLPLKQEASGAMVGYYLNQNALAKAKFIARYGR; via the coding sequence ATGGCTCGAATCTGGTTGTCGTTGGTGATCGTCCTCATCGCCGTGCCCTGCTCCGCCGCGGGTTTTCATTTGACCAGCCCGGTTCTGAAAGATAAAGCGACCGTCGCTAACGAACAGGTCTTCAACGGTTTCGGTTGCGCGGGCGGCAATGTTTCCCCGGAACTCGATTGGCAGAACGCGCCCAAGGACACGAAAAGCTTCGCGGTGACCGTTTACGATCCGGATGCCCCGACCGGCAGCGGATGGTGGCACTGGGTCATCTTCAACATTCCTCCTTCGGTCAACAAGCTCCCCGCCAACGCCGGGAAGCCGGACAGCGGATTGGCGCCCCAGGGCAGCGTCCAAAGCATGACCGATTTCGGACAGCCGGGTTACGGAGGCCCCTGTCCGCCGGCGGGCGATAAGCCGCATCGCTATATCTTCACGGTGTATGCGTTGAAAGTGGATCAATTGCCTCTCAAGCAAGAAGCGAGCGGGGCCATGGTGGGTTACTATTTGAATCAGAACGCCTTGGCCAAAGCCAAGTTCATCGCCCGTTACGGCCGTTGA
- a CDS encoding VanZ family protein, with product MDFIGEGPFPQWDKVAHGTEYGLFCFLLLRALRGTWPRAVTPAVAVWAVVIAVAYGASDEVHQAFVPHRDPDVFDVMADGGGASLVSAAWFFWKTRKSNYT from the coding sequence TTGGATTTCATCGGCGAGGGCCCGTTTCCCCAATGGGACAAAGTCGCCCACGGGACCGAATACGGCCTGTTCTGTTTTTTGTTGTTGCGGGCCCTGCGAGGAACTTGGCCCCGGGCCGTGACGCCGGCCGTCGCGGTCTGGGCGGTGGTGATCGCGGTGGCTTATGGAGCCTCGGACGAGGTTCACCAGGCCTTCGTCCCGCATCGGGACCCGGACGTTTTTGACGTGATGGCCGACGGCGGGGGCGCTTCCCTGGTCTCGGCGGCCTGGTTCTTTTGGAAAACGAGGAAGTCAAACTACACGTAA
- a CDS encoding MFS transporter: protein MIKNKRSRVRWQILGLLFLISVVTYIDRVNISVAGKELMPAFGLSAVQMGTIFSSFVLGYALFQVPGGWLGDGWGPRRVLTGAVLWWSLFTVLTAETGRLFYSGLLGAFGSLILIRFLIGVGEGAALPNFNRTVANWLAPSERGLGIGVSIGGIGLGSAMTPPLVAWLMVGYGWRTAFYATGGIGVFVAIAWYFLSRDFPREHPRVDASELAWIAGDPEEPGASNSSAPSVAALLKVRSVWFLTLSYTMLGYIAYIYLSWFFLYLVNVRHFTVLQGSIWASGPFIAMAVFCPLGGWLSDALTKKYGRRKGRAGVGASGMVLTGLLIFCGAMAGDPYTAIVLLSLGAGILYSTVGAYWASTIDLSHKHSGVLSGLMNMGANLGGTVSPTLTPWIGERWGWPAALTVAAVAAFLGSLLWLGVKYDERV from the coding sequence ATGATCAAAAATAAGCGAAGCCGCGTCCGTTGGCAGATTCTGGGCCTGCTGTTTCTGATCAGTGTGGTGACCTACATCGACCGCGTGAACATCTCGGTGGCCGGAAAGGAGCTGATGCCGGCGTTCGGGTTGTCCGCCGTCCAGATGGGAACGATTTTTTCTTCGTTTGTATTGGGCTACGCCCTTTTCCAGGTTCCGGGCGGTTGGCTGGGCGACGGGTGGGGGCCCCGGCGGGTCCTCACCGGCGCCGTGTTGTGGTGGTCTCTTTTCACCGTTCTGACGGCCGAAACGGGCCGTCTATTCTATAGCGGTCTTCTCGGCGCCTTCGGTTCGCTGATTCTCATCCGGTTTCTGATCGGGGTGGGTGAAGGGGCGGCCCTTCCGAATTTCAACCGCACCGTCGCGAACTGGCTGGCGCCGTCCGAGCGGGGCCTGGGGATCGGCGTTTCAATCGGCGGCATCGGACTGGGCTCCGCGATGACTCCGCCGCTTGTCGCCTGGCTGATGGTTGGGTACGGATGGAGGACGGCTTTTTACGCGACCGGCGGCATCGGCGTGTTTGTTGCGATCGCCTGGTATTTCCTTTCACGGGATTTTCCCCGCGAGCATCCCCGGGTCGATGCGTCGGAGCTGGCCTGGATCGCCGGGGACCCGGAAGAACCGGGAGCCTCCAATTCGTCCGCGCCGTCGGTGGCCGCCTTGCTGAAAGTCCGCTCGGTCTGGTTTCTCACGTTAAGCTATACGATGCTGGGTTACATCGCCTATATATATCTTTCCTGGTTTTTTTTATATTTGGTGAACGTGCGTCATTTTACCGTTTTGCAGGGATCGATCTGGGCCAGCGGGCCGTTTATCGCCATGGCCGTCTTTTGTCCGCTGGGCGGGTGGCTGAGCGACGCGTTGACAAAAAAATACGGCCGTCGCAAAGGGCGGGCCGGTGTCGGGGCCTCCGGGATGGTTTTGACCGGATTGCTGATTTTCTGCGGTGCGATGGCGGGGGATCCTTACACCGCGATCGTTCTGCTTTCGCTCGGCGCCGGAATTCTATATTCGACCGTGGGCGCGTATTGGGCCAGCACGATCGACCTTTCCCACAAACATTCCGGCGTCTTGTCCGGCTTGATGAACATGGGGGCCAACTTGGGAGGAACCGTTTCCCCGACGCTGACCCCCTGGATCGGCGAGCGGTGGGGATGGCCGGCGGCCCTGACGGTGGCCGCGGTCGCGGCGTTCTTGGGAAGCCTGCTCTGGCTGGGTGTAAAATATGACGAGCGCGTTTGA